A stretch of DNA from Neosynechococcus sphagnicola sy1:
ATCGCTTTTGTTGAACTCGCTCAGTTTCTTTCTCAGGGGGATGCAGTGTTTTTTTAAAGGGTCAAGTTCAGCTTCTGAAGCATCCGAAACATTGTCGTTATGCTGACTCGAACCCCAACTGCTTCGTCTAACAGATCACACAGTTCGCTCAAGGTGGCATCATTATTTGTCTCAACTAAGCCACTCAACACAGCCAGATGCTCAGCACTGAGTTTGCTGGGGGTTTGTTCTGTTCGCTGCTTCGGACGGATAGTCCCGGTCTCTCGATATTGCTTCGTTAGTTTGCGTACAAAGCTGTATGCTACATGAAACTGTTCGGCTAGCTTGCGTTGAGAGGTCTTCCCGTCTATGTATCTCTCAACTATTTTTCTCCGCAAGTCTTCAGAATATGGGCGCACGTTTATCTAGATTAACAGTGGATTCCTATATCTTACCTCGCCAGCCCTACTAGGCTGAAAAACGCTATAGAATATGTCATGTCATCACCTGATTTGGATCAGCAGTCAAGAGATCGGGAAGCGATAGAAGTCTTTGAATTAATCCGCCCAATTTCTGAACAATGGGGATTCGACAAGTCTGAACTTTATGCGTTTCCTAAAACAAAGCGAAAAGGAATTTATTACATTTATACTCTGAAGAGAAATCCTGATGGAAAGTGGGCGTACGAACAGCATTTATCAAAAGTGCATATAAATGATTAATTGTCTAACTAATCTGGTGCAGCGGATTGACCAATGCCGTTTGTGGTGCTACAAAAGTATCGGCAACTGTTGACCAGAGCCGTTATGTGTTTTGAACAAACTGTTTGTCATCCAAAGTGGCAACAACTTTGGATAAAGATATTGTGCTATGCATAAAAATCGAGATACATACATATCAAATCACGAGAGGAAATTGAATATGAATGGCAGTACGACAACCACCAGTGGCAAATGTCCGGTGGTGCACGGCGGTGTTACGACCACCAGCATGTCGAACATGGAATGGTGGCCCAAGGCACTCAACCTCGATATTTTGAGTCAGCACGATAGCAAGACCAACCCGATGGGAGTGGACTTCAACTATCGGGGAGCGGTTAAGAAACTTGACGTAACCGCGCTCAAAAAAGACCTGCTCGCGCTGATGACAGACAGCCAAGGCTGGTGGCCGGCGGACTGGGGTCACTATGGTGGTCTGATGATCCGCATGTCCTGGCATGCAGCGGGCACCTATCGGATCGCGGATGGTCGCGGCGGTGCGGGTACCGGTAATCAACGCTTTGCACCCATCAACTCCTGGCCGGACAACATTAACCTGGACAAAGCGCGCCGACTGCTCTGGCCGATCAAGCAGAAATACGGCAACAAGCTCAGTTGGGCAGATCTGATTGCCTACGCAGGCACCATCGCCTATGAGTCTATGGGGCTAAAGACCTTCGGCTTTGCCTTTGGACGGGAAGACATCTGGCATCCCGAAAAAGATATCTACTGGGGTTCGGAGAAGGAATGGCTCGCTCCCAGCAACAATCCCAACAGCCGCTATTCTGGTGAGCGGGATCTGGAAAATCCGCTAGCTGCCGTGATGATGGGGCTGATCTACGTCAACCCCGAAGGCGTGGACGGCAATCCTGACCCACTCAAGACCGCTCATGATGTGCGGGTAACCTTTGCCCGTATGGCCATGAATGACGAAGAAACCGTCGCCCTCACCGCCGGTGGCCACACGGTGGGCAAATGCCACGGTAACGGCGATGCTGCGTTGCTCGGCGCGGAACCCGAAGCTGCCGATGTCGAAAAACAGGGGTTGGGATGGCATAACAAGACCCATCGCGGCATTGGGCGCGACACCGTGACCAGCGGCATTGAAGGCGCATGGACGACCTATCCCACCCGATGGGACAACGGTTATTTCCACATGCTGCTGAATTACGACTGGGAACTTAAGAAGAGTCCGGCAGGGGCGTGGCAGTGGGAACCCATCAATGTCAAAGAAGAAGACAAACCCGCTGATGTTGAAGACCCCACAATCCGCCGCAACTTGGTCATGACCGATGCCGACATGGCCATGAAGATGGATCCTGAGTATCGGAAGATTTCCGAACGGTTCTACCATGACCCCGACTACTTTGCTGACGTCTTTGCGCGAGCCTGGTTCAAACTGACCCACCGGGATATGGGGCCAAAGACTCGTTACATTGGCCCCGATGTGCCGCAAGAAGACCTAATCTGGCAGGATCCGATTCCCGCCGGGAACGCCAGCTATGATGTTCAGTCCGTGAAGGCCAGAATTGCAGCAGGCGGTCTGAGCATCAGCGAAATGGTATGCACCGCTTGGGACAGTGCCAGAACTTTCCGGGGTTCGGACAAGCGTGGGGGGGCTAACGGGGCACGTATCCGCCTGACCCCGCAGAAGGATTGGGCAGGCAACGAACCTGCCCGTCTGGCCAAGGTGCTGGCCGTCCTGGAAGGCATCTCGGCGGATACCGGTGCTAGTGTTGCGGATGTCATCGTGCTGGCGGGTAATATCGGTGTCGAGCGGGCTGCCAAGGCTGCTGGTTTTGATATTACCGTTCCCTTCTTCCCTGGTCGGGGTGACGCAACGAACGAGATGACCGATGCCGAATCGTTCGAACCTCTTGAACCCATCCACGATGGCTATCGTAACTGGCTCAAGCAGGACTATGCCGTCAAACCTGAAGAGCTGATGCTCGATCGCACCCAACTGATGGGGTTGACAGCCCCTGAGATGACGGTGCTGG
This window harbors:
- a CDS encoding helix-turn-helix domain-containing protein, whose translation is MRPYSEDLRRKIVERYIDGKTSQRKLAEQFHVAYSFVRKLTKQYRETGTIRPKQRTEQTPSKLSAEHLAVLSGLVETNNDATLSELCDLLDEAVGVRVSITTMFRMLQKLNLTL
- the katG gene encoding catalase/peroxidase HPI; its protein translation is MNGSTTTTSGKCPVVHGGVTTTSMSNMEWWPKALNLDILSQHDSKTNPMGVDFNYRGAVKKLDVTALKKDLLALMTDSQGWWPADWGHYGGLMIRMSWHAAGTYRIADGRGGAGTGNQRFAPINSWPDNINLDKARRLLWPIKQKYGNKLSWADLIAYAGTIAYESMGLKTFGFAFGREDIWHPEKDIYWGSEKEWLAPSNNPNSRYSGERDLENPLAAVMMGLIYVNPEGVDGNPDPLKTAHDVRVTFARMAMNDEETVALTAGGHTVGKCHGNGDAALLGAEPEAADVEKQGLGWHNKTHRGIGRDTVTSGIEGAWTTYPTRWDNGYFHMLLNYDWELKKSPAGAWQWEPINVKEEDKPADVEDPTIRRNLVMTDADMAMKMDPEYRKISERFYHDPDYFADVFARAWFKLTHRDMGPKTRYIGPDVPQEDLIWQDPIPAGNASYDVQSVKARIAAGGLSISEMVCTAWDSARTFRGSDKRGGANGARIRLTPQKDWAGNEPARLAKVLAVLEGISADTGASVADVIVLAGNIGVERAAKAAGFDITVPFFPGRGDATNEMTDAESFEPLEPIHDGYRNWLKQDYAVKPEELMLDRTQLMGLTAPEMTVLVGGMRVLGSNYGGTKHGVFTDREGVLTNDFFVNLTDMNYLWKPAGNNLYEICDRKTDQVKWTATRVDLVFGSNSILRAYAEVYAQDDNKEKFVQDFVAAWTKVMNADRFDLA